CCTTCTTGAATAAAAAATTGCCTTAGCCCTGTAGTAATTAACATCTTGCTTTCACTTGTTGTAATTAATGTTGGCCATAGATAATTATTATAGTTTTGGACAAAACTGATTAGCGCAAAGGTAATGAACGTTGCTTTCGTCGTTGGAAATATAATCTTCCAAATAATAGTCCAGTGTGTTGCTCCATCTACCCTTGCCGCCTCAATTAGTTCCTTTGGAACCTGGAGGAATGCCTGCCTGAACAGAAAAATCCCAAAAACACTACACGCATTCGATAAAATAAGTCCTTTATACGTATCTAGTAAATTAAAATCAGCTAAAATGACGTAACTTGGTACATATGTAGCCGCTACCGGCAGCATATAGGTAATCAAAATAATGGAAAACAATAGATTTCTTCCTTTAAAACGCAATTGTGTAAATGCATAGGCAATCATTGCTGAATTAACGATTTGGATAAGGATAATCATCGTTGCGGTAAAGACACTATTGAAAATATATTGATTAAATGGTGCCATGGACCATGCTTCAGCAAAGTGATTCCACATTGGCTTCTCCGGCCATAAAGTGGGTGGAAACTGCCAAATTTCATCCTTCGTTTTTAGCGCACTTACCACCATCCATAAGAAAGGAAATACCATCATGATGCTAATGAAGATCAAAACTACATGCCTTGCTAGTAAAATAGGTACTTTTTTCAACTCACTAGCCCCCCTTTCTTTTATTGGTAATGCACCCAACGTTTGGATAATAGAAACTGTATGAACGAAAATACCGCAGTAATCAACACTAAAAGAATGGCCGTTGCGGTTGCCTTACCCATGTTAAATTCCTCAAACGCTGTTTGGTAATAGAAATAAAGCATGGTTCGAGTACTTCCAGCTGGACCTCCTTGAGTTAGCACTTGAATTTGGTCATAAGCCTGGAGTGCGTCAATTGAGGTAATGACTACTAGGAATAGGGTTGTTGGTGAAATGATTGGAACCGTAATATGTACAAATCGACGCCATTTACTTGCTCCATCTAATGAAGCCGCTTCATAAAGACTAACAGGAACCTTTTTCAATGCATTTAAGTAAAAAATCATTGTCCAACCTATCCCTTTCCAAATGCTAACGATGATTACAGCTGGCATAGCCCAAGTTGAGCTGGAAGTCCAATCTAGACCTGGAAGGTGAAGTATGTTAAGGACCCAATTGGCAAATCCTACTTTCGGTTCATAAATCCATGACCATACAATGGAAACGGCGACAGTGGGAGTTACCCATGGTGAAAATATTAATGTTCGATAAATCCCCATGCCCTTACTCTTTCCACTTACTAACAAAGCCAGCAATAAGCCTCCTGCAACACAGGGAATGACAACTCCCATTGAAAACACAAATGTATTTAAGAGAACGGAGTAAAAGGTTGGATCGGTTAATAGGTCTGTATAATTACTAATGCCAACAAATTCATAATCGGGGCTTACATAGTCCCAATTTGTAAAACTTATAAGCAAGGATTTTCCCATTGGGTAAACCCAGAAGATTATCAATGGAACAATGGCTGGTAGTATAAACAGGAAGGGAGCAAAAGAGAAGGTTTTCCTTCTTTCCTTTTTTTCTATTAAACTCTTACTCTGGTTTAGTTTTGCAACTGGTGTACTCACACGATCACCCCTTTCTTCAATTTATGAATTCATTTATATTTTATACATTCAATTTTTGAATACGTTTTTATCTTACCAAGGGTTTCCTCATATGTAAACAGAAAATGTAAAAAAATTGTCACATTTCCTGTTTTTTTGTCCCGGGAAATTTTCCATGCACAAAAAAACCGCTTGATGTCCAAGCGGTTTCTACCTAGTTCATTTCCATACTTCCTCTAGCACTTCTCTGAATAACTCGTCTAATAATGGGGTTATATTATCTTTCGAACCTTTTAATGATTTAGTATATTCTTCCAACCGAAAAATTTCTTTCTCAATAAAATCGTTAATTACTGGAAGCTTTTGTTCGAGGCTCAACTCCTCCCCACTCATTTTTCTATTTAATAATATGAGGACTTGGTGTTTAAGCTCCCCTTCTTCAATTAAATCTTCGACCAAATTCAGGAACAGGATAGGCGGCACAGAGTTATATTTTTCAATCCACATGCAAGCCAGTATTGGTCGTAGGACATAAAAATATTTCTTAATTTTTACTTGCTCTCCTTGTAGGTAATCACGATAATTGCCCTTCGCCATGTTTAAATAATGATAAAGTGCAGACTGCGGCAGGAAAACCTTCTCTTGGATTACCTTCATTTTATCTACAAGGGAAAACGCTTGATAGTAGACAATACCAGAATGCAGCCACTCCATTAATGGCGGATTGGATTTTCTAAAAAGCTTGAGAGCTTTTCGTAATTCCCAGCCGTTCATATCGAGGAGGTCATTGATGGGCAATTCGATCACATCACGCTTTTCATCAATACTTAAATACCACTCTTGTCTATGCACATAAATAAACCGGACATCATAATCACTATCCTTGGATGGAAATCCCCATGCCCTGCTGCCTGATTCTACTACATAGCAGATTTTTATATCATGCTGCTCTTCCAGTCTTTTAATTTCTTCAAGTATTCGTTCCTTCAAACTACACCCTCCCTACTGAGTGTCTGGACCAAAGATTCTTACTATATTGGCGATAATCCTGATGGAACTGCTGAACCCACGAACCCTCTTTACCAGGATAGTTGCGTCCTTCAAAAGATGTAATTGGGACGATTTCTTGAATGGAATTAGTGACAAACATTTCATCAGCTTCTAGTGCTTCCTCAACTGAATAATGCCCCTCTCGAATCTGCAAATTATTTTTCCAGCCTAATTTAATGACAAACTGGCGGGTAATTCCATTTAAGATGCCGGTATGTAAAGAAGGTGAATATAAGACATTTCCTTTAATCCAAAAAAGATTAGAAACAATGCCTTCAGCTAAATATCCTTGCTCACTTAGAAAAATTCCTTCTACATCTGGAAAATCGCCAATTTCTCTTTTTGCCAATACATTATTTAAATAATGATGGGACTTTAAACGTTGATTCCCTTCAGGGCTGTTCCGCTTTACTTTCAACAGTACTGCCTTTTTTTCAATTAATCCCCCTGAAGGTGGTAATGGCTTAGGAAAAATAATCATATTCGGCTGGAGGTAAGGTTCTACCTGTAATCCCACTTCGCCTAATCCGGCAGAGACATTTAGGCGAATGTAAGCATTTGTCAGCTGGTTTTTTTCTAATAATTCCTGCAAAATATTATTGATTTCTTTCCGTGTATATTGCTGCTGTATCAAAATTTCTGCTAATCCCTGATTCAGCCGCTCTAGATGGTCATCTAGTAAAAATGGATGCCCGTCATACACCCGGAACGTTTCAAATAAACCGATGCCATATAAAAAACCATGATCAAATGGAGAAATCTTCGCATCTTCTTTATTGATAAAATGGCCGTTTAAGTAGATCAACATGTTAGTTTTCCTTAAGAATAGCAGTATGTTTGTAGTGATCAACGAAGTTTTGCAACAACTCTTTCCCACAGGTCGTCATGATGGATTCTGGATGGAACTGTACGCCCTCAATCGGAAGGTCCTTATGGCGAATCGCCATGATTTCCCCTTCTTTCGTCCAAGCGGAGATTTCAAAGCAATCCGGCAACGTTTCTCTTTTTACAATTAACGAGTGATAGCGTGTGGCTGGAAAAGGATTCGGCAACCCTTGAAACATCGTCTTCCCATCGTGGTACATCTCAGATGTTTTTCCATGCATAAGCCTCTCTGCCTGGACTACTTGTCCACCAAAAGCTTGAGCAATTGCTTGTTGACCTAGACAAACGCCAAAAATCGGAATTTTACCAGCGAAAAATCTGATTGCCTCCAAACTGATTCCCGCTTCATTCGGACTACACGGCCCTGGAGAAACCATTAAAAATTCAGGGTGCAGCTTCTCGATCTCATCGATTGAGGTTTGATTGTTGCGTTTTACAACTAATTCTTCCCCAAGTTCACCCAGGTACTGAACTAAGTTAAAGGTAAAGGAATCATAATTATCAATCATAAAAATCATCGTTGCTTACTCCTCCGCCATTTCTTTTGCTTTCCATAAAGCCGCTGCTTTTTTCATAGATTCTTTATATTCATGTTTAGGATTCGAATCGATGACAATGCCTGCACCTGCTTGCACATGTGCCATCCCATCCTTCACAAGCATGGTTCGGATAATAATATTTAATTCTAAGTCGCCACTAAAATCAATCCAGCCAAGTGATCCAGTATATACACCCCGTTGAACGGGCTCCAACTCTTCGATGATCTCCATCGTTCGCACTTTCGGAGCACCAGTTATCGTTCCGCCAGGGAAGACCGCGTCAATAATATCAAAGCACGACTTTTCTTCAGCCAATTCCCCTCTCACATTGGAAACAATATGCATCACATGAGAGTATTTTTCTATAGTCATAAATTCATTGACCTCAACCGTTCCGTATCTGCAAACTCTGCCAAGGTCATTTCGTTCTAAATCCACAAGCATAACGTGCTCTGCTCGCTCTTTTTCGTTTTCAATTAATTCGTTAGCGAGTGCAATATCTTCTTCATGGTCCTTCCCTCTTGAACGCGTCCCTGCGATGGGCCTTGTACTTACTTCTAATCCATCTTTTTTCACAAGAAGTTCTGGTGATCCACTGACAAGCTGAAATTTTGGTGTATGCATATACCCCATATACGGTGATGGATTCAAGGTCCTTAATTGTTCATACACGTCAATCGCTTGTACTCCCATCGGTTTTGATTGACGCACCGCCAGATTAACCTGGAATACATCCCCTTGTGAAATATAGTGTTGAACTTTCCTAACTGCCTGTTGAAACTCCTCTTCGGTCATCGAAACCTGCAACTGATTTAAATCCTTTACAGTTTCTCGAGCATTTGGTACAGAAGGTATTTCCTCAAGCCAGCGTTTTTCCCAGTATCCTAATCGTTGATCTGTTCCTTCATCATTTTCTGCCAAGAGGAAAGTCCACAGCAGGTTTTCCTGATGGTCAAACACAAACCACTCCTTAACAATGAAAAAGTAGATTTCCGGAATGCCAAGGTCGTCTTTTGCTATACTAGGAAGTTGTTCTATATAACGAGCATAATCGTAGCTGATGTACCCAATTGCTCCTCCAAGGAAGCTAGGGAGCCCTTCTATTTTATCAACCTGATACTGGTTCATCCATTCCTTGAGTAAGTGAAGGGGGTTCCCTTCCAACTTTTGGTGACCGCTTTCATTTTGAATTTCGAGCTCATGATTTTTCCCTTTGAAAATGGTCTCAGGTTGAAATGCAGCAATGCTGTATCTTCCGCCGCGACCACTCTCGAGAAGCACATGATGTGTATAATTTTCAGCAAGTGCACGGTACTGTTTAAAAAACCTTGAATAGGTGTAAGGAATTTTTTTACTATATAAATGAAGCTTCTTCAACCAATTCACTCCTATACTTTTCTCTTTTTTCATCATACTTGAAAAGGGTGTCAGGCACCACACAAAGAGTGGTACCTGACACCTAAATTTTTCATCCAGATCAAACGGACAAGAAGCCCCATCCATTTTGGATAGGGCTTTCTTTAACTGATTAGATTCATTAGTAAGTGTTCTAAGAAATCTTCTTTAATTCTTCAGTAAGTTTCATGAATAGTTCCTTGTTTCCTTCTATTAACGTTTGGTCGATTTCCTTTCGGATTTTCTCCTTTTTGAATTCAAGCAGGACATTGTTTAGAAACATCTCAGCAACTACAGCATCTGCGTTCTCATCCGAATGTTGTGGTGAATTTAGTAATTTCTTTTCCATGGAAATCAACTCCTTGAGCTTTTTTTCATTATACAAGGAGTTTTCTAAAAATTCAAACACTTTATTTTGGAAAATTTAAAAAATTTTAGGTTCATTATATTTGTTAGGATTTTTTGGTGTGAACGGAAAAAAATTAGGGAATAGTAACTTCAACTAACTTTTGAAGGAATAGGAGGAAAATATGTATGGAACAAACCGCCTTAACTGGCTATCATCCGGTCAATAACATCGATGTTTATTATGAGTTTTATCCGAATCCAAAATCCGAGCGTACTTTTGTTTTATTGCATGGTTTTCTTTCTTCCACCTTTACGTTTCGCCACCTCATTTCGTTACTAAAAAAGGAATATCAAGTGTTATCGATTGATCTTCCCCCATTTGGAAAAAGTGCAAAGTGTAACCGTTATGTGTATTCCTATAAAAACCTTGCACAAACTGTAATTAATTTAACGGAATCATTAGGATTAAAAAAGATGACCTTTATTGGCCATTCAATGGGGGGGCAGATTGTGCTGAATATCCTTCATATGATGCCTGATCTCGCTGACAAAGCTATACTTCTTTGCAGCTCAGCCTATCTTAAACGTTCAAAGTTGCCTTTAGTTCTGACAAGCTACATTCCCTACTTCCACCTTTTTGTAAAGTATTGGTTCGCAAGAACGGGTGTGAAGAAAAACCTGCAGGAGGCACTCTATAACCACTCCATCATCAATGATGAGATGATCAATGGTTATCTTCAACCATTTTTACAAGATGAAATCTTCATCGCACTGACAAGGATGATTCGTGACCGTGAAGGAGACTTGCCACCTGAGGCTCTTAAACAAATAAAAACTCCATGCTTACTGCTTTGGGGTGACCACGATAACTCCATGCCGCTAAAAGTCGGAGAAAAATTAAACAAGGATTTAGTGAACTCTGAGTTAGTCGTATTAAAAGAAACGGGTCATGCGCTGCCAGAGGAGCGGCCATTTGAAGTATTTGAATATATCAAAGGATTTTTAGAAAAATTCCAACC
The window above is part of the Bacillus sp. SORGH_AS_0510 genome. Proteins encoded here:
- a CDS encoding carbohydrate ABC transporter permease; protein product: MKKVPILLARHVVLIFISIMMVFPFLWMVVSALKTKDEIWQFPPTLWPEKPMWNHFAEAWSMAPFNQYIFNSVFTATMIILIQIVNSAMIAYAFTQLRFKGRNLLFSIILITYMLPVAATYVPSYVILADFNLLDTYKGLILSNACSVFGIFLFRQAFLQVPKELIEAARVDGATHWTIIWKIIFPTTKATFITFALISFVQNYNNYLWPTLITTSESKMLITTGLRQFFIQEGAYGIQWPLIMAASTFAVLPLLILFIFVQKWIISGISDQGLKG
- a CDS encoding carbohydrate ABC transporter permease; amino-acid sequence: MEKKERRKTFSFAPFLFILPAIVPLIIFWVYPMGKSLLISFTNWDYVSPDYEFVGISNYTDLLTDPTFYSVLLNTFVFSMGVVIPCVAGGLLLALLVSGKSKGMGIYRTLIFSPWVTPTVAVSIVWSWIYEPKVGFANWVLNILHLPGLDWTSSSTWAMPAVIIVSIWKGIGWTMIFYLNALKKVPVSLYEAASLDGASKWRRFVHITVPIISPTTLFLVVITSIDALQAYDQIQVLTQGGPAGSTRTMLYFYYQTAFEEFNMGKATATAILLVLITAVFSFIQFLLSKRWVHYQ
- a CDS encoding nucleotidyltransferase domain-containing protein, whose protein sequence is MKERILEEIKRLEEQHDIKICYVVESGSRAWGFPSKDSDYDVRFIYVHRQEWYLSIDEKRDVIELPINDLLDMNGWELRKALKLFRKSNPPLMEWLHSGIVYYQAFSLVDKMKVIQEKVFLPQSALYHYLNMAKGNYRDYLQGEQVKIKKYFYVLRPILACMWIEKYNSVPPILFLNLVEDLIEEGELKHQVLILLNRKMSGEELSLEQKLPVINDFIEKEIFRLEEYTKSLKGSKDNITPLLDELFREVLEEVWK
- the pabC gene encoding aminodeoxychorismate lyase; protein product: MLIYLNGHFINKEDAKISPFDHGFLYGIGLFETFRVYDGHPFLLDDHLERLNQGLAEILIQQQYTRKEINNILQELLEKNQLTNAYIRLNVSAGLGEVGLQVEPYLQPNMIIFPKPLPPSGGLIEKKAVLLKVKRNSPEGNQRLKSHHYLNNVLAKREIGDFPDVEGIFLSEQGYLAEGIVSNLFWIKGNVLYSPSLHTGILNGITRQFVIKLGWKNNLQIREGHYSVEEALEADEMFVTNSIQEIVPITSFEGRNYPGKEGSWVQQFHQDYRQYSKNLWSRHSVGRV
- the pabA gene encoding aminodeoxychorismate/anthranilate synthase component II produces the protein MIFMIDNYDSFTFNLVQYLGELGEELVVKRNNQTSIDEIEKLHPEFLMVSPGPCSPNEAGISLEAIRFFAGKIPIFGVCLGQQAIAQAFGGQVVQAERLMHGKTSEMYHDGKTMFQGLPNPFPATRYHSLIVKRETLPDCFEISAWTKEGEIMAIRHKDLPIEGVQFHPESIMTTCGKELLQNFVDHYKHTAILKEN
- the pabB gene encoding aminodeoxychorismate synthase, component I: MKKLHLYSKKIPYTYSRFFKQYRALAENYTHHVLLESGRGGRYSIAAFQPETIFKGKNHELEIQNESGHQKLEGNPLHLLKEWMNQYQVDKIEGLPSFLGGAIGYISYDYARYIEQLPSIAKDDLGIPEIYFFIVKEWFVFDHQENLLWTFLLAENDEGTDQRLGYWEKRWLEEIPSVPNARETVKDLNQLQVSMTEEEFQQAVRKVQHYISQGDVFQVNLAVRQSKPMGVQAIDVYEQLRTLNPSPYMGYMHTPKFQLVSGSPELLVKKDGLEVSTRPIAGTRSRGKDHEEDIALANELIENEKERAEHVMLVDLERNDLGRVCRYGTVEVNEFMTIEKYSHVMHIVSNVRGELAEEKSCFDIIDAVFPGGTITGAPKVRTMEIIEELEPVQRGVYTGSLGWIDFSGDLELNIIIRTMLVKDGMAHVQAGAGIVIDSNPKHEYKESMKKAAALWKAKEMAEE
- a CDS encoding IDEAL domain-containing protein, with product MEKKLLNSPQHSDENADAVVAEMFLNNVLLEFKKEKIRKEIDQTLIEGNKELFMKLTEELKKIS
- a CDS encoding alpha/beta fold hydrolase, whose amino-acid sequence is MEQTALTGYHPVNNIDVYYEFYPNPKSERTFVLLHGFLSSTFTFRHLISLLKKEYQVLSIDLPPFGKSAKCNRYVYSYKNLAQTVINLTESLGLKKMTFIGHSMGGQIVLNILHMMPDLADKAILLCSSAYLKRSKLPLVLTSYIPYFHLFVKYWFARTGVKKNLQEALYNHSIINDEMINGYLQPFLQDEIFIALTRMIRDREGDLPPEALKQIKTPCLLLWGDHDNSMPLKVGEKLNKDLVNSELVVLKETGHALPEERPFEVFEYIKGFLEKFQPAADH